The following coding sequences are from one Magnetovibrio sp. PR-2 window:
- the hisF gene encoding imidazole glycerol phosphate synthase subunit HisF: MTKKRIIGMILVKGKVAVQSFGFQRYLPIGRPEIIARYLDDWGIDEIILLDIDAAKEGRVISPNVVQEVSQNCFVPVTAGGGITTAKDVRESLSAGADKIAINSMAFDHLGEVGRLSYVYGRQCIVAVIDVQKTEDGSGRIYRHTQRDCSDITPQDWARELEQSGVGEILIHSVDKDGTLSGFDMDLVAPIADVVKIPLIVAGGAGHPDHFRKILDSDYVSAAAAGNYFNHSEHCVAVTKRYLIQHGIDVRFDSLTEYESHALEDRRGRIVRLDDAVLAEMVFQKIVKEVI; encoded by the coding sequence ATGACTAAAAAACGCATCATTGGCATGATCCTCGTGAAGGGGAAGGTGGCGGTTCAAAGCTTTGGATTTCAACGCTACCTACCCATCGGACGCCCGGAAATCATTGCCCGTTATCTGGACGACTGGGGTATCGATGAGATCATATTGCTGGATATTGACGCGGCGAAAGAGGGACGAGTGATCTCACCGAATGTGGTGCAAGAGGTTTCGCAAAACTGCTTTGTTCCCGTGACCGCCGGCGGCGGAATCACAACGGCAAAAGACGTGCGCGAAAGCTTGAGCGCAGGTGCGGATAAAATTGCCATCAACTCCATGGCATTCGATCATTTGGGTGAGGTTGGCCGACTGTCCTACGTGTACGGACGCCAATGCATTGTTGCCGTCATCGATGTTCAAAAGACCGAAGACGGCAGCGGTCGGATCTATCGTCACACGCAGCGCGATTGTTCTGATATCACGCCACAGGATTGGGCCCGCGAGCTTGAGCAATCTGGCGTTGGCGAGATCTTAATTCATTCGGTGGATAAAGACGGCACACTTTCCGGTTTTGATATGGACTTGGTTGCGCCGATTGCGGACGTTGTGAAAATCCCACTGATTGTTGCTGGTGGCGCCGGTCATCCAGATCATTTTAGGAAGATCTTGGACAGCGACTATGTATCGGCTGCTGCTGCGGGCAATTACTTCAATCACAGCGAACATTGCGTTGCAGTCACCAAGAGATACTTAATCCAGCATGGCATCGATGTTCGTTTCGATAGCTTGACGGAATATGAATCCCATGCATTGGAAGACCGCCGCGGTCGCATTGTCAGATTGGATGATGCGGTGTTGGCTGAAATGGTCTTTCAGAAAATCGTTAAGGAGGTCATATGA
- a CDS encoding N-acetyl sugar amidotransferase encodes MKYCRRCLYPENHPLTIMFDDEGVCSGCRVHEEKDSLDWQERRQLLARIFDEYRCNDGRNYDCIVPVSGARDSYFIVHTVKNLFGMRPLLVSYNRQYNTELGIRNLAYLRTKFDCDYLESTASPEMVKRVVRETLHQMGSFHWHAIAGQTAFPVQVATQMKIPLIVWGVHQGCDQVGMYSHLDEVEMTRKYRAEHDLMGFEAEDLVGKTQQLTESDLQPFLYPHNSELSAVGVRGIYLSNYIRWDSKQQHEDMIELFDYETAAQLRTFDTYNDVNCHHYSGLHDHIKHVKWGYSKVVDHAVREIRLKRLTRAEGLELVKRYQDIQPTDKTLFLDWLGMPFEEFDACIEAVRSNAVWTQNDQGDWVKKECVTHQDSDPRGNEVALDKTDDCEFVITPSKRPKYDDIQYRLMSRGHL; translated from the coding sequence ATGAAGTACTGTCGCCGTTGCCTCTATCCGGAAAATCATCCGCTTACCATTATGTTCGATGACGAAGGGGTTTGCAGCGGGTGTCGCGTACATGAGGAAAAAGACAGTCTCGACTGGCAAGAACGTCGTCAACTTTTAGCGCGGATCTTTGATGAATACCGTTGCAATGACGGACGAAACTATGACTGCATTGTTCCGGTTTCGGGCGCTCGGGATTCATACTTCATCGTGCATACAGTGAAAAATTTGTTCGGCATGCGGCCCTTGCTCGTGAGTTATAACCGCCAGTACAATACCGAGTTGGGCATTCGCAATCTGGCGTACCTGCGCACGAAATTCGATTGCGATTATTTGGAATCGACAGCCTCACCGGAAATGGTCAAACGCGTCGTTCGTGAAACGCTCCATCAAATGGGCAGCTTCCATTGGCATGCCATTGCCGGACAAACTGCTTTCCCTGTGCAGGTCGCGACACAGATGAAAATCCCGCTCATTGTTTGGGGCGTGCACCAGGGCTGCGATCAAGTGGGGATGTATTCGCACTTAGACGAAGTTGAGATGACCCGCAAATATCGAGCAGAACATGACTTGATGGGTTTTGAGGCCGAAGACCTAGTTGGCAAGACGCAACAACTGACCGAATCCGACTTGCAGCCGTTTTTGTACCCGCACAATAGTGAGCTCTCGGCAGTGGGTGTTCGGGGCATTTACTTGAGCAACTACATCCGTTGGGATTCAAAGCAGCAGCATGAAGACATGATCGAACTGTTCGATTATGAAACGGCTGCGCAGCTGAGAACGTTCGACACCTATAATGATGTGAACTGCCATCACTACTCCGGTTTGCACGACCACATTAAGCATGTGAAATGGGGTTACAGTAAAGTCGTCGATCATGCAGTGCGCGAAATTCGGCTCAAACGACTGACGCGGGCTGAAGGCCTCGAGCTTGTGAAGCGTTATCAGGATATCCAACCCACAGACAAAACACTTTTCCTGGATTGGCTCGGCATGCCTTTCGAGGAATTTGACGCCTGTATCGAGGCCGTTCGGTCCAATGCGGTCTGGACCCAAAATGATCAAGGCGATTGGGTTAAGAAAGAGTGCGTAACTCATCAAGATAGCGATCCACGAGGCAATGAAGTCGCGCTGGACAAAACCGATGACTGTGAATTTGTCATCACACCGTCAAAACGCCCGAAGTATGACGACATTCAATATCGCTTGATGTCACGGGGACATCTATAA
- a CDS encoding GNAT family N-acetyltransferase: MTKPSDETGKVEDYVNGHKNVARFFEASTNAFSNRPLMRTIENEGWVSYGDMKIRVDECANALLALGLNERETVLMTIPNSPDFFVVFMALIRISCVPVLVNPQLSQQELQVILGICHARFCVGAEQGDSVGYASQLQFIAVDEICSSEAGRSENSVPQSSATLDDIAYIIFSSGSTGTPKGCQITHANLLSELFSMQRAYDLSGDCNHLCVLPVYHVSALYRNLLIPFSQGASIVVAPEFQKENFWDWIDANDIGFVQVVPTIINALLAMAPQADDKSHGKVLKYIGSASAPHKPSMIREFEARFGHRVAQGYGLSETSCGVCFNHPDERADKIGSVGKPVDVAQVTILDEQGQALPAGETGSISVKGPLLMHGYVGDETGGKNISEAGILTGDIGFLDEDGYLFIEGRSSDLIIRGGNKVSPKEVEEALVEFPQILDAVVFGVPNALLGEDVISYVWLHQDGGFNESEIRKQISDKLVRYKVPTRILLNTETFQQKDFKKSRAHFKKQYTAGRVSVIKDVPPASLEGKPRAFIWNDNIYLRPIMKTDTTSDLYFNSIMDPQLQKYTYAGRFPMSEFELEEYWQGVKTPDQMAFSICDRHTDQHVGSISLRVDWVARIGDFGRLIYRDFQDKPYAHDALQLVMKYAFEELHLTRLWGSGANPASLPSLMRLGFVPEGTLRRHHFLRGQWRDQFMVGILADEYFDIKENGLSKTARHFPPFEDEFLGRLKAVIENAFIISIDDFSVQTAITDIEQWDSLGTVMIWNCLEEEFEIEISPSDMIDVFFVGDLAMMVQQKMMTADSSA; encoded by the coding sequence ATGACGAAACCAAGCGATGAAACCGGTAAAGTCGAAGACTACGTAAACGGCCACAAAAATGTAGCGAGGTTTTTTGAAGCATCAACTAATGCTTTTTCTAACCGTCCTCTGATGCGCACCATTGAGAACGAAGGCTGGGTTTCTTATGGCGACATGAAAATTCGTGTTGATGAATGCGCCAATGCGCTTTTGGCTTTGGGGCTCAACGAACGCGAAACGGTCCTGATGACCATCCCGAATTCTCCGGACTTCTTTGTTGTGTTTATGGCGTTAATTCGTATTTCGTGTGTTCCGGTTTTGGTCAACCCTCAATTGTCGCAACAAGAGCTCCAAGTGATCTTAGGCATCTGCCATGCGCGCTTCTGTGTCGGCGCGGAACAAGGCGACAGTGTAGGTTATGCTTCACAGCTGCAGTTCATTGCGGTCGACGAAATTTGTTCTTCGGAGGCTGGGCGCTCTGAAAATAGCGTTCCGCAATCGAGTGCTACTCTGGATGACATTGCCTATATAATTTTTTCCTCCGGCTCGACGGGGACTCCGAAGGGGTGTCAAATCACTCACGCAAACCTGTTGTCGGAACTGTTTTCGATGCAGCGCGCTTACGACTTATCCGGCGATTGTAATCACCTCTGCGTATTGCCCGTCTATCACGTATCAGCGCTCTATCGGAATTTGCTGATCCCGTTCTCACAAGGCGCGTCCATCGTTGTGGCGCCGGAGTTCCAAAAAGAGAACTTCTGGGACTGGATCGATGCCAACGATATTGGTTTTGTTCAGGTCGTGCCGACCATCATCAACGCCTTGTTGGCGATGGCGCCGCAAGCGGACGACAAATCTCATGGCAAGGTATTGAAGTATATCGGCAGCGCATCCGCACCCCATAAGCCGTCGATGATCCGGGAATTCGAAGCGCGGTTCGGACATCGCGTTGCCCAAGGCTACGGACTCAGCGAAACCAGTTGCGGCGTGTGTTTCAATCATCCAGATGAACGCGCTGATAAAATCGGTTCGGTTGGAAAACCCGTCGATGTGGCACAAGTCACCATCCTTGACGAGCAAGGCCAAGCTTTGCCTGCTGGAGAGACTGGAAGTATTTCCGTCAAAGGTCCGCTGCTGATGCATGGATACGTGGGTGATGAAACCGGTGGAAAGAATATCTCTGAAGCCGGCATTTTGACCGGTGACATCGGTTTCTTGGATGAAGACGGGTATTTGTTCATCGAAGGGCGCAGCTCGGACCTGATCATTCGCGGGGGCAACAAGGTCTCGCCGAAGGAAGTCGAGGAAGCCCTGGTTGAATTTCCTCAGATCTTAGATGCCGTCGTCTTTGGTGTGCCGAATGCCTTGCTGGGTGAAGATGTCATATCTTACGTCTGGCTTCATCAGGATGGCGGCTTCAATGAGTCGGAAATCCGCAAGCAGATTTCAGATAAGTTGGTGCGCTATAAGGTGCCGACGCGTATCCTGCTCAACACGGAAACGTTCCAGCAGAAAGATTTCAAGAAATCGCGCGCGCACTTCAAAAAACAGTATACAGCAGGACGTGTATCGGTGATCAAAGACGTTCCGCCCGCGTCGTTGGAAGGCAAACCGAGAGCGTTTATCTGGAACGACAACATTTATCTGCGCCCGATAATGAAAACCGACACAACTAGCGATCTGTATTTTAACTCCATTATGGATCCGCAATTGCAGAAGTACACCTATGCCGGTCGCTTCCCGATGAGCGAGTTTGAGCTCGAAGAGTACTGGCAGGGCGTGAAGACTCCGGACCAAATGGCGTTTTCCATTTGTGACCGACACACAGATCAGCATGTAGGTTCGATTTCGTTGCGCGTTGATTGGGTCGCCAGAATTGGTGATTTCGGGCGGCTGATCTATCGCGATTTTCAAGATAAGCCTTATGCGCATGACGCGCTGCAGTTGGTGATGAAGTACGCGTTTGAAGAACTGCACCTTACGCGCTTGTGGGGCTCCGGGGCGAACCCAGCTTCCTTGCCGTCTTTGATGCGCCTTGGTTTCGTGCCCGAAGGCACGCTACGTCGTCATCACTTTTTGCGCGGTCAGTGGCGCGATCAGTTCATGGTCGGTATCTTGGCTGACGAGTACTTCGATATCAAAGAAAATGGCCTGTCGAAAACGGCGAGACACTTTCCACCTTTCGAAGACGAATTCCTTGGGCGCCTCAAAGCGGTTATCGAGAACGCGTTTATCATTTCGATCGATGATTTCTCCGTACAAACCGCCATTACCGATATTGAACAGTGGGATTCACTGGGCACGGTGATGATCTGGAATTGTCTTGAAGAAGAATTTGAAATCGAGATATCGCCTAGCGATATGATTGATGTCTTTTTTGTTGGCGATCTGGCGATGATGGTTCAACAAAAAATGATGACTGCCGACAGCAGTGCCTAA
- a CDS encoding cysteate synthase, translating to MTQYRLQCQHPDCKAVYDDTDSYRLFCDNELNHKHGPALLRPVYDDTHLRVDLNLPGILKFRNWLPIGDANLSSTGVSLGAPLTYKSYALADYLGLNHLHISFSGYWPQRGANLVTRSFKEFESQASVLRYIDTSQKKTLPPMIIASAGNTANSFALLSHHLQIPIVLVVPERGLDNLILPFQTSPKLICVNGDYSDAIELAGALSKRLNLIQDGGVRNVARRSGMGTVMLNAVANPVEGTSRLFKHYFQAVGSASGALGAWEASELLRKDGRFGDTITTIHLAQNEPFTPIVDAVNAGSDTLLDCDDETARTRIAAVTASVLTNRNPPYSFAGGIHDMLKATDGTAWGISNEELYQASRIFNALEGIDIGPAGAVATAALIKAIVSEAVQPNDDILLHITGGGRAIQSIDGNAHHIQPSIRVNPDQVDEAMNVIEGDIR from the coding sequence ATGACGCAATACCGTCTTCAATGCCAGCACCCGGACTGCAAAGCGGTTTATGACGACACGGATTCTTATCGCCTGTTTTGTGATAATGAACTCAATCATAAACACGGACCGGCTTTGTTGCGTCCGGTTTATGACGATACACATCTGCGGGTTGATCTGAATTTGCCGGGCATCTTGAAATTTAGAAACTGGTTGCCCATCGGAGATGCAAACTTGTCCAGTACAGGTGTGAGCCTCGGCGCTCCGCTGACGTATAAAAGTTATGCACTGGCGGATTATCTGGGGCTCAACCATCTACACATTTCCTTCAGCGGGTATTGGCCGCAACGTGGGGCCAACTTGGTGACACGTTCCTTTAAGGAGTTCGAATCACAAGCGAGCGTTTTGCGTTATATTGATACGTCTCAGAAAAAGACTCTGCCGCCGATGATCATCGCATCAGCTGGCAACACGGCGAACAGCTTTGCTCTCCTTAGTCACCATCTTCAAATCCCCATCGTATTGGTCGTCCCGGAACGTGGGTTGGATAATCTCATCCTTCCGTTCCAAACATCGCCGAAACTGATTTGCGTTAATGGAGACTATTCCGATGCCATTGAATTGGCCGGAGCGTTAAGCAAACGTTTGAACCTGATCCAAGATGGCGGCGTCAGAAACGTCGCCCGGCGTTCGGGTATGGGGACAGTGATGTTGAACGCAGTCGCCAACCCCGTTGAAGGCACATCGCGATTGTTTAAGCACTATTTCCAAGCGGTCGGCAGCGCTTCCGGTGCGCTCGGTGCATGGGAAGCGTCAGAGCTGTTGAGAAAAGATGGGCGGTTTGGCGACACGATTACCACAATACATCTGGCGCAAAACGAGCCGTTCACTCCAATCGTGGATGCCGTAAATGCGGGCAGTGATACGCTGTTGGACTGTGATGATGAAACCGCCCGCACAAGAATTGCGGCGGTGACGGCCTCGGTGCTGACCAACAGAAACCCGCCCTATAGTTTTGCGGGTGGCATTCATGACATGCTCAAAGCGACGGATGGGACGGCATGGGGCATCAGTAATGAAGAGCTGTATCAGGCGTCTCGTATTTTCAATGCCCTTGAAGGGATTGATATCGGCCCAGCCGGCGCCGTTGCGACGGCAGCGTTGATCAAAGCGATTGTCTCCGAAGCCGTTCAGCCCAATGATGACATACTGCTGCACATCACAGGTGGCGGACGAGCAATTCAGAGTATTGATGGCAATGCTCACCACATCCAACCTTCAATCCGCGTCAATCCGGACCAAGTCGATGAGGCGATGAACGTGATTGAAGGTGATATCCGTTGA
- the comD gene encoding sulfopyruvate decarboxylase subunit alpha, producing MIKEMVETMTPSKQLHQTIKDLGIDFVVSVPCKLLGDLMEHVAGDDSITYTPVTREEEGVGILAGAYFSGKKPAILMQNSGLGNSINAIMSLLHYYKVPVMFFMSHRGSEGEPVEAQTMMGNAVHGLLEASSIPFVQVASPADLEQVKETAQKGYAEEQSAAFLFPFSYWEGK from the coding sequence TTGATAAAAGAAATGGTGGAAACAATGACCCCTAGTAAGCAACTGCATCAAACCATAAAGGACCTTGGGATTGATTTTGTTGTCAGCGTTCCATGTAAGTTGCTTGGCGACTTAATGGAACACGTTGCCGGCGATGACAGCATCACGTACACCCCGGTTACGCGGGAGGAAGAGGGGGTAGGCATTTTGGCCGGAGCTTATTTTTCTGGAAAGAAACCTGCGATTTTGATGCAGAATTCAGGCTTAGGAAATTCCATCAACGCCATTATGTCTTTGCTTCACTACTACAAGGTCCCCGTCATGTTTTTCATGAGCCACCGTGGCAGCGAAGGCGAACCCGTTGAGGCCCAAACGATGATGGGCAATGCGGTCCACGGCTTGCTCGAAGCGTCTTCGATTCCGTTTGTTCAAGTCGCATCACCTGCAGATTTAGAACAGGTGAAAGAGACGGCACAAAAGGGCTACGCCGAAGAGCAATCGGCAGCGTTCTTGTTCCCGTTCAGCTACTGGGAAGGTAAATGA
- a CDS encoding thiamine pyrophosphate-dependent enzyme: MIRYQILEAIVNAMTDEIVVCNIGHPSQELYGLRDREENFYMLGSMGLASSIGLGIAMSKPNKKVVVIDGDGACSMNMGGLATIAHNAPSNLCVVIIDNHANGSTGFQPTFTAGELQLDKVAKGCGIQNVRRMDDATDIATTIQEELNTDGASVIVAKAEIGLMDNIQIIPMNGVQVKQRMTKVLSS; this comes from the coding sequence ATGATCCGCTATCAAATTCTCGAAGCGATCGTCAACGCAATGACGGATGAGATTGTCGTTTGCAACATCGGCCATCCGTCTCAGGAATTGTACGGACTTCGTGATCGAGAAGAGAATTTTTATATGCTTGGCTCCATGGGGTTGGCATCGTCGATTGGCTTGGGGATTGCTATGTCCAAGCCGAATAAAAAGGTCGTGGTGATTGACGGAGACGGCGCGTGTTCCATGAACATGGGTGGTTTGGCGACCATTGCGCACAACGCCCCGTCTAATCTCTGTGTAGTGATCATTGACAACCACGCCAATGGATCGACGGGCTTCCAACCGACGTTTACGGCGGGTGAGTTACAGCTTGATAAAGTTGCAAAGGGCTGTGGAATTCAAAACGTCCGACGTATGGATGACGCGACGGATATCGCAACTACGATCCAGGAGGAACTGAACACCGACGGTGCTTCGGTGATTGTTGCCAAAGCTGAAATCGGCTTGATGGACAATATTCAGATCATTCCCATGAACGGAGTGCAAGTGAAGCAGCGCATGACCAAGGTTCTGTCATCATGA
- a CDS encoding aldehyde dehydrogenase family protein: MKMLLAGDWVSTQDKDDITCPFDGEVIGDVPKAGPADVDKAFEYAGTYDYALTPWERYTVLSKLAERLDELRDEIAELICKESGKTIRDAQIELSRSITTFRVSAEEAKRITGEVVPVAAVEGAPDTLAFTVHEPIGTVVAITPFNYPLNLVAHKVGPALAANNPVILKPSNHTPLTALRLGELLLECGLPPQMFQVLTGDPLVLGPKLISHKGIAKITFTGSIEVGKTICAQSGMIEKCMELGGNDPLIVLQDADLRKVIPIAIDGAFGNNGQRCTSIKRIIVQGEIADEFVKQFVESASKLKIGHPLDPSTDIGPLINESAAEKVEQAIQAGIRDGAELKLGGKRDGAVIEPTILDYVSSTNELVQHEVFGPVAPIIRVADFEGAIAVANGTQYGLQAGIFSNDMEKIMRAAKTLETGAVMVNKAPGFRAEHLPFGGTKDSGLGREGVKYAVRSMTKIKTVVL, from the coding sequence ATGAAAATGCTTTTGGCCGGCGACTGGGTGTCCACCCAGGACAAAGACGATATCACCTGTCCGTTCGACGGGGAAGTCATTGGCGATGTGCCAAAGGCTGGTCCTGCGGATGTCGATAAAGCCTTTGAATACGCGGGTACATACGATTATGCCCTGACTCCTTGGGAGCGCTACACCGTTCTCAGTAAGCTAGCTGAACGCCTGGACGAACTGCGTGATGAAATCGCGGAACTGATCTGCAAAGAGTCCGGGAAGACCATTCGCGACGCGCAAATCGAACTGAGCCGTTCGATCACGACCTTTCGGGTCTCTGCAGAAGAAGCCAAACGCATCACAGGTGAAGTTGTGCCGGTTGCCGCTGTCGAAGGGGCTCCGGACACGCTCGCGTTCACCGTCCATGAACCGATTGGCACGGTTGTCGCCATCACACCGTTCAACTATCCACTAAATCTCGTGGCGCACAAAGTCGGCCCGGCTTTGGCTGCGAATAACCCGGTGATTTTAAAGCCCTCAAATCACACACCTCTGACAGCATTGCGACTTGGTGAGCTTCTCCTGGAATGTGGATTGCCGCCGCAGATGTTCCAGGTTTTAACCGGTGATCCGTTGGTGCTGGGACCAAAACTGATCAGCCATAAAGGCATCGCCAAAATCACCTTCACGGGAAGTATCGAAGTGGGCAAGACGATTTGTGCTCAATCGGGCATGATTGAAAAGTGTATGGAACTTGGAGGCAACGATCCTTTGATTGTGCTCCAGGATGCGGATCTTCGCAAAGTCATCCCCATCGCCATCGATGGTGCATTTGGCAACAACGGTCAGCGCTGTACATCGATTAAGCGCATCATTGTCCAAGGTGAAATTGCGGATGAATTCGTCAAACAGTTTGTCGAATCCGCTTCCAAGCTGAAGATCGGCCACCCACTGGACCCGTCGACGGACATCGGCCCCTTGATCAATGAAAGCGCCGCTGAAAAGGTTGAGCAGGCTATCCAGGCAGGCATACGCGATGGCGCAGAGCTGAAGCTTGGCGGCAAACGCGACGGTGCCGTTATCGAACCGACGATTTTGGATTATGTATCTTCCACCAATGAACTGGTGCAGCACGAAGTCTTTGGTCCCGTCGCACCAATCATCCGCGTTGCAGATTTCGAAGGTGCCATTGCGGTCGCGAACGGCACGCAATACGGGCTTCAGGCCGGGATCTTCAGCAACGATATGGAAAAAATTATGAGGGCTGCCAAGACCCTTGAAACTGGTGCGGTGATGGTCAATAAGGCACCGGGATTCCGGGCTGAGCACCTTCCATTCGGTGGCACAAAAGACAGCGGTCTCGGCCGTGAGGGCGTGAAGTACGCGGTGCGTTCGATGACCAAGATTAAAACCGTCGTCTTATAA
- a CDS encoding ABC transporter ATP-binding protein, with protein MIVDPASITSNEYLNKITNIFDVNDEREALIFFASVSVIMLCCAAVIKFVNHYMINMYSARCQNRLANDMMTECISAPYSWFLKHNSALITRLFQNDITDWGRSFVHQSLLLLDSTILTVIAIGTVLFVTPLTGLIGGLVIGGIAVLSLMSIRRKLNYIARYKKESQSTKMLVTYQMISGIREVKFSNSSAYFLKLFNSSFVNFCMGHHKSSLLHQIPNLTIQTVGQAGLVIIATILGLSDIPPADLAANVTLLVLIASRIVPAINQASSRIIALWSFVPWLDGIHDFRESLREASREDFTQSQAGKKPINKWSVLDCEHVGFKYEGTSEVALNQIQLTISKGKSYGLVGVSGSGKSTLVALLVGLLRPTDGDILIDGKSLSDCDVHTWHKKIGYVTQEPFISDATLLSNIAYGRPKEEIDIAQVEWCIEKANLTHLVEQLPDGLNTKLGDRGANLSGGQRQRISIARALYKKPEILVLDEATSALDNISETKVLKAIENLYGELTIIAVAHRLSTLRNVDQIIVMGDKGSIVGQGTFTDLLQTNTHFQQLNNAPEQSDGGEGKSSHNDEKEN; from the coding sequence ATGATCGTGGATCCTGCATCGATTACGTCAAATGAGTATTTGAATAAGATCACAAACATCTTCGATGTAAATGACGAACGCGAGGCATTGATCTTTTTTGCCTCGGTTTCGGTCATCATGCTCTGTTGTGCAGCCGTAATCAAATTCGTCAATCACTACATGATCAATATGTACAGCGCCAGATGTCAAAACAGACTGGCGAACGACATGATGACGGAGTGCATTTCCGCACCATACTCATGGTTTTTGAAGCACAACTCAGCTTTGATCACACGTCTGTTCCAAAACGACATCACCGACTGGGGGCGGTCTTTTGTTCATCAATCGTTGCTGTTGCTCGACAGCACTATCTTAACGGTGATCGCCATTGGAACGGTTTTGTTCGTGACACCACTGACGGGATTGATCGGCGGTTTGGTGATTGGCGGCATCGCAGTTCTATCATTGATGTCTATCCGCAGAAAGTTGAACTACATCGCGCGTTATAAAAAGGAATCTCAAAGCACAAAGATGCTGGTCACATATCAGATGATTTCGGGCATCCGCGAGGTCAAATTCTCAAACAGCAGTGCTTATTTCCTGAAGCTGTTCAATTCATCGTTTGTCAATTTTTGCATGGGACATCACAAATCATCCCTATTGCACCAAATCCCCAACTTGACCATTCAGACGGTTGGCCAGGCCGGTCTGGTAATCATCGCAACGATTTTGGGCCTCTCTGATATACCGCCAGCCGATCTTGCAGCCAACGTCACCTTGTTGGTTTTGATTGCATCGCGCATCGTACCGGCAATCAACCAAGCTAGCTCGCGCATTATTGCCTTATGGAGTTTTGTGCCTTGGTTGGACGGAATACATGATTTCCGGGAAAGCCTGCGCGAAGCATCAAGAGAAGATTTTACACAAAGCCAGGCAGGCAAAAAGCCGATAAACAAATGGAGTGTCTTGGACTGTGAACACGTCGGGTTCAAATACGAAGGCACATCTGAAGTTGCTCTAAATCAAATTCAACTGACCATTTCCAAAGGGAAATCTTACGGTCTTGTCGGTGTGTCGGGTTCAGGGAAAAGCACCCTTGTGGCTTTGTTGGTTGGCCTGTTAAGGCCGACGGATGGCGACATTCTAATTGATGGTAAGTCCCTTTCCGATTGTGACGTTCACACATGGCATAAAAAAATCGGCTATGTCACGCAAGAGCCCTTTATTTCGGATGCCACCTTATTGTCCAACATTGCCTACGGGCGCCCAAAAGAAGAGATTGATATTGCGCAAGTCGAATGGTGTATCGAAAAAGCGAACCTCACACATTTGGTGGAACAACTTCCAGATGGATTAAATACGAAACTTGGTGACAGGGGCGCAAACCTGTCGGGTGGACAGCGCCAACGCATTTCGATCGCACGTGCTTTGTATAAGAAACCTGAGATTCTTGTATTGGACGAAGCGACCAGCGCGCTGGACAACATTTCCGAAACGAAAGTTCTCAAAGCGATTGAAAATCTGTATGGCGAGCTCACCATCATTGCGGTTGCCCACAGGCTTTCGACATTGCGCAATGTCGATCAGATCATCGTGATGGGCGACAAAGGGAGCATTGTTGGACAGGGTACGTTCACAGACCTCTTGCAAACGAATACTCACTTCCAACAATTGAACAACGCTCCTGAACAGAGCGATGGTGGGGAGGGTAAATCCTCTCACAATGATGAAAAAGAGAATTGA